A stretch of DNA from Polyodon spathula isolate WHYD16114869_AA chromosome 20, ASM1765450v1, whole genome shotgun sequence:
ACGTTGTGATGGCTtcccatgaaaggcgctatagaagcAGAATTTGATTGATTGAAGTTAGCTAGAGCTGAAAGGGAGACCAGCAGCGTTCTGGCTCCCCTCGGGCTCAGGAGACGATAGCCGATTGCGAAAACATATCCGACCACACTTCCTGTTCCACTTTAGGTAAACCAGTTATTACAGGTAAGACTTAAAAACGATTTCAAAACCTCAAGTGTCTCATCAAATTGATCTTTTGAACCTGAAAACAAACATGAGGTGTGTCACAGACTAggttgaaaccaaaaaaaaaaaaacaacgaaacacGTCTACAAACCAGCCTCGCCAAGCGGGTGCTTGTGACACAGGTATCTTTATTTCCTGctgagaaacaataaaacaaaatgaataaaacacacacttacCAGGGCTGGCCTCACTGCTGCACTCAAATCCTCTGAGAAGTAGCACAGTCAGTACCACTGCTGCTGCCCGCTCCATCTCAGAGTAGTTCTGGTATTTCCCTTTGCTGACGGGGAAGGTTCTCTGCTCTCTGCTGATGGAACGGAACGTGTTTTGTGCATCTGTGGTGCAGCTCAAGACAGATATACATGCATTTCCATTTCCTGTCTCGCTGACAACCGGAACCCAGCACCACACACGTATCAGCTTAGTATTTGCTTTAGGCTGAAGTCTCTTGGTAACATTTCCATCTCCTggggctggtttcacaaagcagttccagggagcagtctgctaaatccaattcacttccataaataaaaaaaataatacatttaaccaTAGAGACTCGCTGAGTGGATTTCTACCAAACTTTGTCGTTTTgtcttaaaatatgtttgttttttttaagtgttggcAGTGCTTTGTTTAACTGGCTCCTAACTataagctgttttgtttttaacataaatTTGACCCATTTAAAAAAGTTTCAGTCCAGCTGGTTTTCAAAAGGGTTCTGGACCTGATTCTACCTGCCTTGTCGACCAGGTTTCAGGCTGTTTCAAATTTACTGACTATAGCTAAACCTGTGCAGTGTGACATGGTGCGATGTGAAAGGCAGTAAGAAGCAAAAAAACTCATTCAGATTAGAAATGTATCTTTGAAAAATTCCAGATGTGGTTCTGTCTACTTGGCAGCAAGATGAACACAacttattaatattacaattgaACCTGAAACAAATATTCTAGTTGTGATTCCTCACTTTAATCAGAGTCACGTTATAGTctgaagagggagagaggagaggggctgtttctgaaaaaagaaacatggaccaggggtcacggatggagattagaaaaaggggcattcagaacagaaaataggagacacttttttttacacagagaattgtgggagtctggaaccaactccccagtaatgttgttgaagctgacaccctgggatccttcaagtagctgcttgatgagattctgggatcaataagctactgacaaccaaacgagcaagatgggccgaatggcctcctctcgtttgtaaactttcttatgttcttactggtTTTAAATTGGTGGTCTGTAAGTAAGGCTGTACAATGCAATTCAGCATACCCCAAAATACAATACAGGCAACTAGCAACTACATGGTTACCCAGAGATCTTTACTGTTTATTAATGGTTTCTTTAACAAGTTAAAGCTGAAACACATGACAGTCCGGTGTGGAAAACAGGCATTTCCAGTCAAACCAGTACAGCTGGGCCAGCTGCCCACAGCACATCGATCAATATCCTTCAATCAGAACTTCAAAACGCTCATGCCAAGGGAAAGCTTAGAAGAAACAAAGTCAGGTCAAGGTTGAGGCTAATGCCTTTGATTGACCTCAGAATTTATGATCAGTTTCAAATTCACTGTAAAATATTAGACAAAACATAAGGGATGAGGGGCGTGAGAGCGGGTTCACCTTAGCATGTTGGAAACCCTCGAAATATAACCCTTGCTGagaaaaaacccaaacaaacacagACCCTTTAGTGTACAGCGCACAGCTTTCACCATGACGtctgtctttaaaataaaacattaagggACTTTGTTCACTGCAGCCCAACTGCTTTGTCCAGGAATGCGGCAAACTTCTCCGTTTGGCCGGGCAGGAAAGGGTTAAGTGCGGAGAGATCCATCGTCTTCAAAGTGTCCGAGAGTGTCCTGGGGGGGGGTATAAGAAGACAGGATCAATCGCTGTCTAACACACTGGGTTCTATTGTACCAGCGGAGAACAGACTGATCTGATGAAGTTAGAGACACAGATGGTTAAAGATCGGTGGGGCTCTCCTGAACAGCCCAGTGCAGTTTACACACCTCCCAGGCCTGCTTTCGCAGCTCCAGCCTCTGCTGATGGAAATCTATCTTGCAAATAACAACAGCTCTTCCTGCTGTGTCAACACCCCTGCCTCTTCTTATCTCATTGGGGATGGTGTTAAGGTGTGGACACCACAGAAAAGATTTGCTGTTGAAAAGCggcacacagtataacacacagtCAGCTTCTGTGGATCGCACAGACACAGAGggagcattttaaataaatacgcaGAGCATTCACTGGTCTGCAGTCTTTGTCGTGTGCTACAGTTACACACAGCTCCCGAGTATAGCTGCTTCGTGTAACTTATTTTTAGCCCAGCCAGTAGTTCGTTAACATCTGTGCCTGTCCTCCCACCCCAAACAGGTTTAGAGGAATGACTGACGTGCGcgcgcccacacacacacacacacacacacacacaaaccacagcCTGTACATGcacttgttggcctttttaattAACCTTTTACCGCTGTGCAGTTCAGTTTGCTTTAATAAAGCTGAGGGCAGTAACTGCGCTTCCTGTGTTGGCTCACCTCAGGTGCACTTATACTCAGCCCCCCTCTGCTCTGTGCGGCTGAAACCAAGGGGGGCTGTTATACtgctgaacagcctccctctgctctacTTCCTCGATTCAGGAGGGAAGGTGCTTGTGTGATCTGGATCAGATAACATGTTTGAAATACACATCAGTAATGGAAGCTTCAGCTATTAAAGGTTTGGggtaaaattgtattttagcgGTGTCATTAGGATAATGTGTACATCTGCAGCAACATGCATGACCCCCCCctcccaaacacacacatacatgcacactgGGCTTAGATACTCAATTATATTTACTTCAAAACATCATTAAAGCATtcatttcagaaaggaaaaacaccagccctaaaatgaaaaatctaacttatttatttctggtttggaaaTTGGCTGAGCTGATCTGCAGTGCAGtggtaatgaagctggctgagctgacctgcagtacagtggtaatgaagctggctgagctgacctgcaatgcagtggtaatgaagctggctgagctgacctgcaatgcagtggtaatgaagctggctgagctgacctgcagtacagtggtaatgaagctggctgagctgacctgcaatgcagtggtaatgaagctggctgagctgacctgcagtacagtggtaatgaagctggctgagctgacctgcaatgcagtggtaatgaagctggctgagctgacctgcagtgcagtggtaatgaagctggctgagctgatctgcagtgcagtggtaatgaagctggctgagctgacctgcaatgcagtggtaatgaagctggctgagctgacctgcagtgcagtggtaatgaagctggctgagctgacctgcagtgcagtggtaatgaagctggctgagctgacctgcagtacagtggtaatgaagctggctgagctgacctgcaatgcagtggtaatgaagctggctgagctgacctgcagtgcagtggtaatgaagctggctgagctgacctgcaatgcagtggtaatgaagctggctgagctgacctgcaatgcagtggtaatgaagctggctgagctgacctgcagtgcagtggtaatgaagctggctgagctgacctgcAATGCAGTGGCaatgaagctggctgagctgacctgcagtgcagtggtaatgaagctggctgagctgacctgcAATGCAGTGAtaatgaagctggctgagctgacctgcagtgcagtggtaatgaagctggctgagctgacctgcAGGTGCAGTAGTAGAGATGCCCGTCCTGGTGCAGCTGTCTGGCCAGCTCTAACTGATGATTGTTCATCAGCTGATCATTTACAACAACCAGAAGAGGAGTCCCGGCTCCCAGGGTCTCCAGGCAGCTCCCCGCACCTGATGAGACAGGAGCGCCATTCATATAGCGTCTTTCAACCCCAACAGCAGCATTTACCCTGCTTCAACATGCTTATtgatattctttacaatgctcaccttttcctttgccatgctttcactgtgttttattacactgccatgctttcactgtgctttattacaatgtgccatgctttcactgtggggcACTTGTATAAACGTGGAAGGCAGGTTAAAACTGATGAACtcaaagttttttctttttaatctacATGATTTAGATAACCTGACTCACTCATGACTGTCTTAATCAAATCAGGATCTGAAAGCTGCTGCACTGCTGATTTTGAGAGTCAATACTGCTAAACGAACGTACTTACTCTATATTATGTAGATGTAGAACTTGCTTGGAAGTACCCAATACACCGAGCAGCCCTGGGTTAGAGCCCGGACACAGCGTGGCAGTTTGGTCACGGCCTTAACGCCCTTTCTTGCTtcattttggggattttttttgtgacagctaactgtaaatgttacaaaactaactAGTAATTAATGCAGCAATTAACTTGAACTCCTGTGTCTGTTTAGCAGTAATAAAGAGTCTACAATGTATGGTATTGGGTGCTGTAGTCACAAGCTGATATCCATTCCACAAGAGCGGGGGATTTTAAACAAGAATAATGAAACCCTGACACTCATTTTAATGTGACATCATTTCCATCTGCTACAAACTATCTGAcacaaagacatttcaaatgCCTGTCTCAATCAATAACGCCTATATAGAGCAGGGTCTCCAAGTCTGGTTCTGGAGAGCTactgtgcctgctggttttcatttcagccaATCTCTCacttacttaattgaaccagtaTTTGGCTtgattagtcaagattaacaggtgttccagatctttagccagtGATGATGTGAAGACAtgtataaaacctgctggataggggctctccaggaccagggttggagacccctgatatagagggttaccacatgactccatgtacactaggacaggctgggacagttcaggctttttaactcacaccccaatgcattctggttagTGTAGTCCTGCTGCGAGTGGAAAAGCCTGGACCGTCCTGGCATGGAGTCACATGGTAACCCTAATTGTATATGATATATTAATTCAATCAAACCTGACAAGCACACTTAGTAACACAGCACGAAGGACGTTGGTCTTACCGGCATGGCTGATGACGAGGTTGGCGGTTCGGATCTCTTCTGTTATGGAATCCTTGTATCGGAACACCTCGAGGGTAAACTGAGCCGAGCTGTACGGAACGGGTTGGACAGCGCCGCGTCCGATCTGCAGAACCAGCCTGCCATAGCCAAGCTCCCGAAGCGCCTGGAAGAACAGCGTGAGATTGGGAATTCACGCACGAACGGTATTCCCATAGTGTGTGCGTGTCACTCTTACAACAGAAGACTCAAGGCTGGGTCGATGAGGGGTTGCTGTGCTTTACTTACACAAACTACAAACCTGAGGCAAGCTTAGAGCTACACAAGCATCAGCCAACATCTCACACCAAATGCATATATTTAACTGCCCTGACTTGAATTAGACAGGCAGTTAGTTCATCCCTCTCTGTGATATTTATTTCCGTTACCAAACAGCCACTGCTAAACTTACCAAGTTGTATTACTGTTTAATCTGAGTATACTTTTTTGTCCCTTATAATTATGAATAGTTACTGGTTGTGGTGGTTTTACTTAATTGTTTCAAAACTAACTCTGCGACAGTGTTGTATACAGCACAGGTATTATAGGTCGCTATATCAGATCATTGGCAATGTTCACAGTGTTTCCAGAGCAGAGGTTTTATATGAATAGAAAGTTAGCTCCTGACCGTGTTCTTTTTGATTACTGAAACCCGCTGGTCGTCTCAACACTGTGGTGCAGTCATCGCCGTGTCATTTTTTGGAAAACTTGCTATGTAGTTAACAAATGCACTGTTCTATTTGATCAAAAGCCATTTCTCTAATAATTTATACCCGAGATATTTGGGTAATTAAAACGCCTTTGTCTCTCGAGTGCCGACCCTGCACAGCGTATAACACCAGAACCTTTCAATTGGGCCCCCCTATCAACAGTTACACGGCACCTCTGGGTGCAGAGGAAATGTATTTAGTTGTAGGAGTCGTGTTAAAGTGTTGTGCCAGTCAGTGAATATATAGTctggaaaatgaagaacaaactgCATTTACAGATTTGTTTCACTACAATGTAACCATGGTGTGCCAATATAATATTACCTTGAGGCACAATATAATATTACCTTGagatacaatataatattacCTTGAGATACAATATAACATTACCTTGagatacaatataatattaccttgagatacaatataatattaccttgaggtacaatataatattaccttgagatacaatataatattacCTTGAGGTACAATACAATATAACATTACCTTGAGGTACAATATAATATTACCTTGAGAATATAATATTACCTTGAATACAATATTACCTTGagatacaatataatattaccttgagatacaatataatattaccttgagatacaatataatattacCTTGAGATACAATACCTTGAGATACCTTGAGGCACAATATAATATTACCTTGagatacaatataatattaccttgagatacaatataatattaccttgagatacaatataatattaccttgaggcacaatataatattaccttgagatacaatataatattaccttgagatacaatataatattaccttgagatacaatataatattaccttgagatacaatataatattaccttgagatacaatataatattacCTTGAGATACAATATAACATTACCTTGagatacaatataatattacCTTGAGGCACAATATAATATTACCTTGAGGCACAATATAATATTACCTTGAGTATAATATTACCTTGCAATATAATATTACCTTGAGTATAATATTACCTTGAGGCACAATATAATATTACCTTGAGGCACAATATAATATTACCTTGAGATACAATATAACATTACCTTGAGATACAATATAACATTACCTTGAGGCACAATATAATATTACCTTGAGGCACACAAGTACAGTGCATTCCAGTGAATTGCTTACATGATAATTGCATATTCctgttaactaaaaaaaaagtgaagcccATTTCTTATGAAAATGCCCATGCAGTAGATTCCTGTGAATTGCTTGTACTTCACAATTGTATGCAATCCTCAGGTAAGCAATCCAatgtattacactgtattttACTGATAATTGCATGAAATTGTTACAGTAGGCACCTGGGCTCTGCAATTAACAGGACTCTACTGTGATAGGATTAATAGGCTGTGTTTCTGATACTATTAAATTTGGATTCCAGTTCTACTTCCATGAACTGTCTCAGTAAATTCAGTATATACTGAATATTTCACCAGCCTAATTGTTTGTGGTTACAGGGTTAAAGGTTTTCTTGCATTCATCTAGCCTCGTTTTTtttggtgagggggggggggggggggggggggggggggggggagggggggggggggggggggggggggggggggggggggggggggggggggggggctgtcaacactgaaatgtttaaaacaaatgataagCCCCGCCTCTTTCTCAACTCCGGTGTATTCGGGGCGTTTAATTTGGGCTGGCATAAGCGAGCTAATCAAACCTAACCGAATGGCTCGATAGTTAGTGTAATTAATGAGGTGGGGAAATCACCAACGGGTCTGCCTAGACGTCGAGAACTTAAtgaagacataataataataataataataataataataataataataatacaagcttAACAATAAATTACCTGGATGACGTCCTCTGATGTTACACAAGATATTAATTCATCGAAGCTTGTTGTCCCCACCGTGACAAACACGGACTTCATGACGGTTTTAATAATACgggattatatatttatatatattataatcttaAAGCTGTCTATTTGTAACGAGTTAAAGGTGAAGGCTGTCGACTCACACCGTGACGTGTCCGGAAGCTACAGGCCAACTGGTTGGTTTCCCGGAGTTCTGACTCCCAGCACtatgcaatgcagcagcatgcgTGCTCAGTTTTGAAGAGTATGATGCATACCGACAGCCAGCCAGTCTGCAGACATGCAGGGATATATagaacaaacgtgtgtgtgtaaTCCAGCGCTGCGTCTGTAGAGCACGGGTCAATACAAAGCTAGACTGACAGATCCTCGAATCCCTCCAGATAAGGTACTCTGAGAATGCTGATGCAATACTGGCATGTCCTGCAGATGCGCTTTGCCTTGCACATCTTTTCCACCGGTCTCCATGGAAACCTGGCTGGTCGTTACCATTAGGTGTGCTGTTAGTGGCGCTTAAAAGGGGATCGAGGGACTGAGAGTTCATTTCATCACTCATCTTTCCGCCTACACGAAACAGAGGGAACCGACAAGATCCGTTTGGCATGAAGACCAGCTGTTCCCTGGTACTAGGGCATCTGCTGCTACCCAACAGTGCTTTCATTGGATTAACTGTTCACTGCCCAGTAcctctactgcaccctctgttgattacatcccagaactaaaacaaaacagcgtgTGCAGCCAGAGTGTGTGTATTAccctccccaccaccaccaccaccacctctctTCTTGTGCACTCAGTCTGCCACTCTGCAGGATCCCTTTAGGCCAGATCACCTCTCAGTCGGAGAACTAAACCCTTTTTGTTCTGAAGGCTCAGTGCAGAGTTCAATTCATGTTTCTCTGACACACTCCGCACCATTCCCTTGTCTGCTCAttggagaggggggaggggggagggggagtgagacAGGGGATGGTAGATGAAGAGGGCATGTGTTCATGTTTCTGGGATTCAGAATTGACCTCTAACCCACTGGACAGCTGTTTCAAGGACACCGCTCACTGGGTGAATCAAAAAATCCCTGCATTGCCACTAGGTGTGTCTCTACACAGCTGTcagctgagaaagagagaggcagCGATGAAATTCACAAGCAGCTCTTTCCCTTAactatttatttctttcagttCTAGCAGACCCCATAAATGCAAACTTATACAATACAGAACCATTCTTTAACACAAGAAACAATATAAGTAACCCTCAGACGataatgagaagaaaaaaaagtgtttatatttatatgtatatacct
This window harbors:
- the LOC121295634 gene encoding UDP-N-acetylglucosamine transferase subunit ALG13 homolog isoform X3, with product MKSVFVTVGTTSFDELISCVTSEDVIQALRELGYGRLVLQIGRGAVQPVPYSSAQFTLEVFRYKDSITEEIRTANLVISHAGAGSCLETLGAGTPLLVVVNDQLMNNHQLELARQLHQDGHLYYCTCRTLSDTLKTMDLSALNPFLPGQTEKFAAFLDKAVGLQ
- the LOC121295634 gene encoding UDP-N-acetylglucosamine transferase subunit ALG13 homolog isoform X2; translation: MKSVFVTVGTTSFDELISCVTSEDVIQALRELGYGRLVLQIGRGAVQPVPYSSAQFTLEVFRYKDSITEEIRTANLVISHAGAGSCLETLGAGTPLLVVVNDQLMNNHQLELARQLHQDGHLYYCTCRSAQPASLPLHCRTLSDTLKTMDLSALNPFLPGQTEKFAAFLDKAVGLQ
- the LOC121295634 gene encoding UDP-N-acetylglucosamine transferase subunit ALG13 homolog isoform X1, with translation MKSVFVTVGTTSFDELISCVTSEDVIQALRELGYGRLVLQIGRGAVQPVPYSSAQFTLEVFRYKDSITEEIRTANLVISHAGAGSCLETLGAGTPLLVVVNDQLMNNHQLELARQLHQDGHLYYCTCSKSFLWCPHLNTIPNEIRRGRGVDTAGRAVVICKIDFHQQRLELRKQAWEDTLGHFEDDGSLRT